One genomic window of Ziziphus jujuba cultivar Dongzao chromosome 4, ASM3175591v1 includes the following:
- the LOC107416348 gene encoding trifunctional UDP-glucose 4,6-dehydratase/UDP-4-keto-6-deoxy-D-glucose 3,5-epimerase/UDP-4-keto-L-rhamnose-reductase RHM1, with the protein MATTYKPKNILITGAAGFIASHVCNRLIRNYPEYKIVVLDKLDYCSNLKNLLPSRSSPNFKFIKGDIGSADLVNFILLTESIDTIMHFAAQTHVDNSFGNSFEFTKNNIYGTHVLLEACKTTGQIRRFIHVSTDEVYGETDEDAVVGNHEASQLLPTNPYSATKAGAEMLVMAYGRSYGLPVITTRGNNVYGPNQFPEKLIPKFILLAMKGKHLPIHGDGSNVRSYLYCEDVAEAFEVILHKGEVGHVYNIGTKKERRVIDVAREICKLFSLNPDSQIKFVENRPFNDQRYFLDDQKLKNLGWSEGTTWEEGLKKTMEWYVRNPDWWGDVSGALLPHPRMLMLPGIERKFDGPEGNDATSSPEVGNSSQSRMVVPPPRNNAPAQKSSLKFLIYGRTGWIGGLLGKICEKQGIPYEYGKGRLEERSQLLADIRTIKPTHVFNAAGVTGRPNVDWCETHKPETIRTNVVGTLTLADVCRENGLLVINYATGCIFEYDDAHPLGSGIGYKEEDTPNFTGSFYSKTKAMVEELLKEYDNVCTLRVRMPISSDLSNPRNFITKISRYNKVVNIPNSMTILDELLPISVEMAKRNCRGIWNFTNPGVVSHNEILEMYKNYIDPSFKWTNFTLEEQAKVIVAPRSNNEMDASKLKKEFPELLSIKESLIKYVFEPNKKSFAGKAI; encoded by the exons AAACCGAAGAACATCCTCATTACTGGAGCTGCTGGCTTCATTGCATCCCATGTTTGCAACCGGCTAATAAGAAACTACCCTGAGTACAAGATTGTTGTCCTTGACAAGCTTGACTACTGTTCAAATTTGAAGAACCTCCTTCCTTCCCGGTCATCCCCCAACTTCAAGTTCATCAAGGGAGACATCGGTAGTGCTGACTTGGTCAACTTCATTCTTCTCACTGAATCTATTGATACTATAATGCATTTTGCAGCACAGACCCATGTCGACAACTCCTTTGGTAACAGCTTTGAATTtaccaaaaacaatatatatggcACCCATGTCCTTTTAGAAGCCTGCAAGACCACAGGCCAGATTAGAAGGTTTATCCATGTGAGCACAGATGAAGTCTATGGGGAGACAGATGAAGATGCTGTGGTTGGAAACCATGAGGCTTCGCAGCTCCTTCCCACAAACCCATATTCTGCTACAAAAGCTGGGGCTGAAATGCTCGTTATGGCATATGGGCGGTCATATGGATTGCCTGTGATAACTACCAGAGGGAACAATGTGTATGGGCCCAATCAGTTCCCTGAGAAGCTGATTCCAAAGTTCATTCTGTTGGCTATGaaaggaaaacatcttccaaTTCATGGTGATGGATCAAATGTCAGGAGCTATCTCTATTGCGAAGATGTTGCAGAGGCATTTGAAGTCATTCTTCACAAGGGTGAGGTAGGCCATGTCTACAACATTGggacaaagaaagaaaggagggTGATTGATGTGGCCAGGGAAATTTGCAAACTCTTCTCATTGAACCCGGATTCACAAATTAAGTTTGTAGAGAATAGACCATTTAATGACCAGAGATATTTCTTGGATGATCAAAAGCTCAAAAACTTGGGTTGGTCTGAAGGAACTACTTGGGAGGAGGGTCTAAAGAAGACAATGGAATGGTATGTCAGGAATCCTGATTGGTGGGGGGATGTTTCTGGAGCATTGCTTCCTCATCCAAGAATGCTTATGTTGCCTGGAATCGAAAGGAAATTTGATGGGCCTGAAGGTAATGATGCCACTTCCTCACCTGAAGTAGGCAATTCTAGTCAGAGTCGTATGGTTGTTCCACCTCCAAGGAACAATGCACCTGCTCAGAAGTCATCTTTAAAGTTTCTGATTTATGGCAGAACAGGGTGGATTGGAGGCCTCCTTGGGAAAATTTGTGAGAAGCAAGGGATTCCTTATGAGTACGGAAAAGGACGATTGGAGGAACGCTCACAGCTCTTGGCAGATATTCGGACTATCAAACCAACCCATGTTTTCAATGCTGCTGGTGTGACTGGCAGGCCAAATGTGGATTGGTGTGAAACTCATAAGCCTGAAACAATTCGGACCAATGTTGTTGGTACCTTAACCCTGGCAGATGTCTGCAGAGAGAATGGCCTCCTAGTGATAAATTATGCCACCGGTTGTATTTTTGAGTATGACGATGCTCACCCATTGGGGTCAGGAATTGGGTACAAGGAGGAGGATACACCTAATTTCACTGGGTCATTTTACTCTAAAACCAAAGCCATG GTGGAAGAACTTCTGAAGGAATATGACAATGTGTGCACCCTTAGAGTTCGGATGCCAATATCATCTGACCTAAGCAACCCACGCAACTTTATCACAAAAATCTCACGCTATAACAAGGTGGTTAACATTCCAAACAGCATGACAATCTTGGACGAGCTTCTACCTATTTCAGTTGAGATGGCCAAGAGGAATTGCAGGGGCATTTGGAACTTCACAAATCCTGGTGTTGTGAGTCACAACGAAATTCTGGAGATGTATAAGAATTATATTGATCCCAGCTTCAAGTGGACTAATTTTACATTGGAAGAACAAGCCAAGGTAATTGTTGCCCCACGAAGCAACAACGAAATGGATGCATCGAAGCTGAAGAAGGAATTCCCCGAGTTGTTATCAATTAAGGAATCACTGATCAAGTATGTCTTTGAACCCAACAAGAAAAGCTTTGCTGGAAAGGCCATTTAA